The genomic interval TGAGAGCCTGCCCTTCCCAGCCTCTGACCGAGaatccccgccccctccctgggcctcagtttcccatctgtgaaatgggtacagTAGAGACTAGGCGTGTGactctcaaacttttttttttttaatctatttggcCGCATCAGGTCTTACTGTGGCAAAAGAGCTTATGTGGACTCTTCCCGGACCAGAGAGTGAACCCCATGTgccttgcattgcaaggctgattctttaccactgagccaccagggaagtcctcaaatttttatttttttttaatgcagtggaaacttttccttttccccagAGGGTGGCAATGTGGGATAGTGGTAAGGACCATGGGCTCTGAAGTCTGGCCCCCACCCTTTACTGTTCCTGGAAACTGAGGCCGTTCACAAAACATCCTCCTCTTATCCCTTACAGTCACTATAAGgagtaaatgagataataaaaagCCATGTTTGGTACATGGTCAGCACTTAGTAAAAAAAACAGCTGTCACCTACCGGGCTTTTcatatagtaataataaaaatagttattAATATATAAACTCTGGACTCCGGCTGAGCCTGGGATGGAAGCCCCTGAGGTAGCTCTGAAGAGCCTAGATCTCTGCAGAGCAATTTGAATACTGCAAAATCGAGACCCTCAAAGGCACCCCAGCCAAGGTCTCCAGGACCACCGCTCCAGCCTGAGGCTAACAGCTGGACATCGCCCTGGGAGTGCTCACCTGCAGTAGTCAGGGGGCACCATGCCGTAGACGTGCACGTGGTCACACAACTCCACCGCAATCACCATGGTGAACCAGCCTGTGCTCAACCACGagtgggacttttccctgggggCAGAGAGGTGTCATGATGAGGGGGGcgtgcaggtgggggtggggcaggcagggaggaagggTCCACCCACCCGGAGTTTCCCAGAACTCCTCCCACTCTGCCCCCTCCTGGGGCTCTCCTTCCGTGTCAGTCACCCCCTGTCCAGCCCTGCTGCGGGAGCGCGGACAAGTCTGAACGGAgatgaggggtggagggagggctcCTTTGAGGGGAAGAACAGGAACACGACATGCTGGGAATTAACTCCTGGGGAGCCTGGTCACCTTCGGGCAGGCTGGGAGTGACCCTGACCACAAAGCATGGTAGGCGGAAGCAGTTGCACACACGCTCAGAGCAAACTCCAAAGGGGAGACTAATCAGCGGAGGTCCTGCCAGGAGTGACAAGCGACAAGTTCAGAGCAAGGCATGGGGCGAGCAACCAAGAACCTCAGGCTGTGCTGCCCACCAGAACAGCCACCAGCCACACGCACGCACATGTGAGCACTTGACATGTGGTCAAGATGTGCTGTCGGTGTAAAATACACACTTTATTCCTTAGCATGAAAAAAAGAGTGTAGAATATGTCACTGATAATTTCTGACACTGTTTACTTgttgaactgaaaatatttaggGTATATTTGATTGGGGGGTTTCTTTGAAaagttgaagaaaaaataaacttctacAAGATTGACAGAGAGAAAAGACACAATATCAAGAATAAAAAAGGAGGATTCATCATAGGCCTTGTagacattaaaagaataatatgaaaactgtaaaaagcaatgtacatgaatttgataATTTAGATGAAATGGGCCAATGCCTTAAAACCACAAACTGCCAAAACTCAAGTATCCTATAActcttaaagaaattaaaaatcttcTGAAAAAGAACACTCCAGGCCAATAGTTTCTACCAAACATTGGctaattctaccaaacatttaaagaagaaataaaaccaattctatataatctcttccagaaaatagaaggaaaatgttTCCCAATTCACTTTCTGAGACCAGCATTGCTCTGATACCAAAATGAGGCAAAGACAGTACAAAataaactacagaccaatatctctcatgaacacagatacaaaaatctcaacaaaatattacaaatcatatccagcaatatataaaaagaatgacaTCCACAACCAAGCAGAGTTTATGCCAGAAATGCAAGACCgattcaatatataaaaattaatcaatataatCCATCATATTAATAGTCTTAAGAAAAACCATGTGATATCAATTGATGCataaaaacatttgataaatCCAATACCCAGTAGTgactaaaaaaaaatgcttttagcaggacttccctggcggtctagttgttaagactccattctcccaaaacagggggcacagatttcatcccttgttggggaactaagatctcgcatgccgcatcagttcaattcagttcagtcgctcagtcatgtccgattctttgcgatcccatgaatcgcagcacgccagcctccctgtccatcaccaactcctggagttcactcaaactcacgatccatctagtcagtgatgccatccacccatctcatcctctgtcgtccccttctcctcctgcgcacaatccctcccagcatcagagtcttttccaatgagcatagcatggcttaaaaaaaaaatcaccaagaaccaaaacaaacaaaaatgtctcaGCAAACCAGTAAGAGAAGCAAACTTCCTCAACCTGTTAACTTCTTCAACCCATAGCTTCAAAAACCTACAACCAACACCATATTCAATGATGAAAGGCTGAGCAGTTTTCCCCTAAGACTGAGACCAAGGCAAGGacgtccactctcaccactcctAACACAACTCAGTGTTATATTGAAAGCACTAGGCAGTGCAGTAatgcacaaaaaagaaataagaggcaCACAGAttggaaacaaaaaacaaaactgtcctTATATGCATGTTGTTATCATGATCATTTGCACAGAAAACCTCAAGAGTCTACAAAAGTCTCCTTGAACCAATAAGTAAGTTTAGGAAGATTACTGGATATAaggtcaacacacaaaaatcaatcatATTTCTATAAGCTAGCAATGAATAATGGGAAACCCATCAAAATTCCAATACTATGTACAATAgttctaaaaatttttaatatttaggtaTAAATCAAACAAGATATGTATAGGACCTATATGTTGGACATATCAAGTTGAATAAAAGTGAATTTAATTTCGCccgtttctttttactttttaaacgtGGCTACTCTAACATTTTAAATGACCTATGTGGCTCGCATGATATTTTTATTGGACGGCACTGGCCTAGCTTTTCTAGAGAGATCAGTCAGAGCAGCACATACCGAGGGTGATGTATCCTCAGAAGAGACATGCTAGGAATGGTCAACACGCTCCATGAGGCATGCTACGGGAGGGCTGTCCTAGAAAGATGCTAGGAGTGACGACACTGCCTTACAGCAGAGCATGCTGGGAGCCCTTGTCCTCTGGGAGCACGGCAAGCCCTCCCAGGGAGACGAGGCCAGGCAGAGCATGTTGGAAATGACACAagctaagagctggacatgaagtGAACTCCCCTAGGAAACCTGACCAAGAAAAGGTGGCAGGAAGTGACCACACCCTCAGAGCAGTGCATGCTGGCAGCAACAGGCCCTCCAGGTGGAGCACGCTGAGAGGGAGCACAGGGCTGGCCAGAGGGAGCGGGCAGGAGGTTGGTACCTGTCCTTGCCTGTCTCACTCCGGAAGAGGTCGTCAAACTGGCGCATGCGGCTGAGGGAGATGGCATAGGCCTCCATGTTGGGGAAGACCAGGCCTGCCCGCTGGATGACGCGCACCAGGCTGCCCTGCGGCTTCTGCATCTTGTTTGGGGGGCCCCAGAAGATGAACACAGTTTCAGGGGTCCGGTTGACAAACTCCTGAGGCCTCCGCAGCACATGGAATACACTGGAATGGGCCACCACGCGGAAGGTGGTCTTGTTGCCCACATCGGCCGAGTAGCCTGTAGTGGGTGCGTCGTTCATGCGGATTGTGCACTCGGCCCGCTCGATCTCAGGACCCAGCTTGGTGCCCAGCAGGTGGCTGGAGCTGGTGACAATCACACACTGGCCGCACCTGGAGGGCAGCGTCTGGAGGGTTAAGGAAAGCCAACACTGTTATGACCACTCGGTGCCAGATGCTGTGCTCCATACACCCAGGCCTCCAGGAGGCAGGAATTATGATGCCCATTTTAAAGACAGGGAAATTGAGCTGTATTCATTCaacattcaacagatatttacagCAAGCTTGCTAATGGCCAAGTGCAAGAGACAGAGCAATAAACAAGAGACCCCACTCCTGCCTTTAAGAAATTCACAGTTGGGGAGACAGATGGTGAACaagtaaatgataaaataatgcCAGGTGGTAAGGTATACATGctgggaaggaaataaaataggGGCAGAGGATCAAGACTGGCAGGAGTGAGGGCTATGCCTGAAAAGTCATCTGAGGGGGCCTCTCTCAGCTAACACCTGAAGGATGAAAAGAAACCATGCAGGACAGCCATGCTGGGATGTTCCCAAGGGCACAGAGCAGAGGCGTGCAGGGCCAGGATCCGAACCTAGGTCTACATGGCCACAGAGCCCCAGCTTCACCCTCAGGCCAgctcttcaaagaagacatcctCCCCAGTGTATCCATGACATTTCCACATCACCCATAAACTGGCCATCAACTTGTCAGTAGGAAATGGTGTGGAAGCTGCTTTGAGCCTCTGTTTTCCCATTGGTGAAATAAACAGATTGGAACCACAagctatctgaagcctattttctGCCCATGGATTTCCTGTGCACCCTTCAAGGCTAAGTTCaggtgtcacctcctccaggtagCCTTCCTTGAGGCCTTACTCCAAGATCCAGCAACATGTCTCATGTTTAATACCTCAACTGATGGCTTTGCCAGCTTTCCTGAGCTCTACCATCCTCGCCTCCCCTATCAGGCTGGAAACAGCTGCTGGCCAAGCTCTGTCTCATTCTCTTCCACATCACCCACCCTCAAGCAGGTCCATGTTCTCCAGGGATTCTAccattttagtttctctttcaaGGATCCTTAGGGCAGAGAAAGTCTCAGTTAGGTGTTCATCTGTCTCTtgtgttgtgtgtgca from Budorcas taxicolor isolate Tak-1 chromosome 11, Takin1.1, whole genome shotgun sequence carries:
- the ST6GALNAC6 gene encoding alpha-N-acetylgalactosaminide alpha-2,6-sialyltransferase 6 isoform X2; this encodes MACPRPLSQCDHTPLPGPPAEHWPLPLSRRRREMKSNKEQRSAVFVILFALITILILYSSNSANEVFHYGSLRGRTRRPVNLRKWSITDGYIPILGNKTLPSRCGQCVIVTSSSHLLGTKLGPEIERAECTIRMNDAPTTGYSADVGNKTTFRVVAHSSVFHVLRRPQEFVNRTPETVFIFWGPPNKMQKPQGSLVRVIQRAGLVFPNMEAYAISLSRMRQFDDLFRSETGKDREKSHSWLSTGWFTMVIAVELCDHVHVYGMVPPDYCSLRPHLQRMPYHYYEPKGPDECVTYIQNENSHKGNHHRFITEKRVFSSWAQLYGITFSHPSWT